The Pirellulales bacterium genome has a segment encoding these proteins:
- a CDS encoding nucleotide pyrophosphohydrolase: MNQKITIADFQQLIRDMYIEKDIARGIDGTFMWLMEEVGELASALRSGTHEQRLGEFADVLAWLATIANVAGVDLTEAVARKYGSGCPGCGNFVCTCADAEKP, from the coding sequence ATGAATCAAAAAATTACGATCGCGGACTTTCAGCAACTCATTCGCGACATGTACATCGAGAAAGACATTGCCCGCGGCATCGATGGCACGTTCATGTGGCTGATGGAAGAAGTTGGCGAACTAGCCTCCGCCCTGCGCAGTGGTACCCACGAACAACGGCTCGGCGAATTCGCCGATGTGCTTGCCTGGCTGGCAACGATTGCCAATGTTGCAGGCGTCGATCTCACTGAAGCCGTTGCCCGTAAATACGGCTCCGGCTGCCCTGGCTGCGGCAATTTCGTTTGCACCTGCGCCGATGCGGAAAAGCCTTGA